A window of the Comamonas sp. Y33R10-2 genome harbors these coding sequences:
- a CDS encoding class I adenylate-forming enzyme family protein, with protein sequence MTTETCAAPTIGEQIKGVRAQLTSPGAPFEIQQITLADGRNVSAYCNAFQNLPQFINAGRAHGAAEFLVYGDDRWTFDRFFAAADALASRLQKLHGLKAGERVAIAMRNRPEWAVAFAAVALLGAVPVPLNSFGLSSELMANLEDTTPVILFCDADRYARVKDAIAGQPITTVVVDGEGGDASWAELTAAGHDGFAPPQLDSDVPALVLFTSGATSRAKGVESTHRAVCQGLFNIDFIGALAAVTSPDAIAAIMARQLQPTTLSAVPLFHVSGLHAQFLVSLRHGRRLIFIHRWEPENAADLIRKEKVTQFNGAPSMVQQLISLPGFEQPENSGNLSGVGFGGAGLHPRLIDEVLGKFSGRMSGIGFGLTESNGVCAGSSGRMFEAHPRSSGVLSPIIEVRIADLDGTALPAGSAGEIWLRGVTLMERYCGDAEATENAMRGGWFHTGDIGVLDESGFLTIVDRIKDVINRSGEKIAAAEVESCLLQHEALEEAAVFSMPHEVTGEQVVAVVVGKPWSLVTPEALRDFVAQRLASYKVPTKIMVRKQPLPRNPAGKMLKADIRKECAHLMS encoded by the coding sequence ATGACGACAGAGACCTGTGCCGCGCCCACTATTGGCGAGCAAATCAAGGGCGTTCGCGCTCAGCTGACCTCGCCCGGAGCGCCGTTTGAAATCCAGCAAATCACGCTGGCTGATGGCCGCAATGTGTCGGCCTATTGCAATGCTTTTCAGAACCTGCCCCAGTTCATCAACGCCGGGCGCGCCCACGGTGCAGCTGAATTTCTGGTGTATGGCGACGACCGCTGGACGTTTGATCGTTTCTTTGCCGCAGCTGATGCGCTGGCCAGTCGCCTGCAAAAGCTCCATGGCCTGAAGGCCGGTGAGCGCGTGGCCATTGCCATGCGTAACCGCCCCGAATGGGCAGTGGCGTTTGCGGCTGTGGCTTTGCTGGGTGCAGTGCCCGTGCCGCTCAATAGTTTTGGTTTGAGCAGCGAGCTGATGGCGAACCTTGAAGACACCACGCCTGTCATATTGTTTTGCGATGCAGATCGCTATGCACGCGTCAAGGACGCTATCGCCGGTCAGCCAATCACGACGGTGGTGGTCGACGGCGAGGGTGGCGATGCCAGCTGGGCTGAGCTGACGGCGGCTGGTCACGACGGTTTTGCCCCGCCGCAGCTGGACTCTGATGTGCCAGCGCTGGTCCTGTTCACCTCGGGTGCAACCAGCCGTGCCAAGGGCGTTGAGTCAACGCATCGCGCGGTATGCCAAGGCTTGTTCAATATTGACTTCATTGGCGCATTGGCTGCAGTGACATCGCCCGATGCGATTGCAGCCATCATGGCGCGCCAGTTGCAGCCCACTACGCTGTCTGCGGTTCCACTGTTCCACGTCAGCGGCCTGCACGCGCAGTTTCTGGTCAGCTTGCGTCATGGTCGCCGCCTGATCTTTATTCACCGCTGGGAGCCTGAAAATGCGGCCGATCTGATCCGTAAGGAAAAAGTCACCCAGTTCAATGGCGCACCCAGCATGGTGCAGCAGCTCATCAGCTTGCCGGGCTTTGAGCAGCCAGAGAACTCGGGCAACCTTTCTGGAGTTGGCTTTGGCGGCGCAGGCCTGCATCCGCGCTTGATTGATGAGGTGCTGGGCAAGTTCAGCGGCCGTATGTCCGGCATCGGCTTTGGCTTGACGGAGTCCAACGGGGTCTGCGCAGGCAGCTCTGGGCGCATGTTTGAGGCGCATCCTCGCAGCTCCGGTGTGTTGTCTCCCATCATTGAGGTTCGCATTGCCGATCTGGATGGGACGGCCTTGCCTGCCGGATCAGCAGGAGAAATCTGGCTGCGCGGTGTGACCCTGATGGAGCGCTATTGCGGCGATGCCGAGGCTACGGAAAACGCCATGCGCGGCGGCTGGTTCCATACAGGGGACATAGGTGTTCTGGATGAATCGGGATTTTTGACCATCGTTGACCGTATCAAGGATGTGATCAACCGCAGTGGCGAAAAAATCGCGGCAGCTGAGGTCGAGTCCTGTTTGCTGCAACACGAAGCACTGGAAGAGGCCGCCGTGTTCTCCATGCCGCATGAGGTGACCGGTGAGCAGGTGGTTGCCGTGGTGGTGGGCAAACCCTGGAGTCTGGTGACGCCTGAGGCCTTGCGTGACTTTGTGGCGCAGCGCCTGGCAAGCTACAAAGTGCCGACGAAGATCATGGTGCGTAAGCAGCCTTTGCCACGCAATCCTGCCGGAAAGATGCTCAAGGCAGACATTCGTAAAGAGTGCGCTCACCTGATGAGTTAA
- a CDS encoding DUF1329 domain-containing protein codes for MKFVTAKTPLAVAVGLLVATSVWAKVPASEAEQLGKELTCVGAIKAGNKDGTIPEFTGKWLGAPTGVAHVQSSGKHPVDIYADEKPLFSITSENMAKYADKLSPGQKAMLQKYSKTYRIPVYAGHRDFRYPDDVCAIAKKNAVEAEVTNGGLSRTGYMGAIGFPIPKNGLEVIWNNLLPFRAYTERTLRDSANVLSDGSATWGRTENTNLDMTSAPVGRGKPVEGVMAYTMNKTLAPQREKGGVTNSIEPVNFFKDKRLAWNYDPGTRRVRQLPEYGFDQPMAGTGGKMTIDSDRLFNGAPERYDWKLIGKQEMFIPANTLKLHQPTVKYADLLKPNHANPDFMRYELRRVWAVEGTLKEGYRHLYGKRVLFVDEDTGQAIASDMYDARGQLWQHAIINTYYSYDLNAWHAGTSFYHDMNSGSYMAYNLFQERPIGPILNKGDLTPNMFTPEAARNAGN; via the coding sequence ATGAAATTTGTGACTGCAAAGACTCCACTGGCAGTGGCAGTGGGCTTGTTAGTGGCAACGTCGGTATGGGCGAAGGTACCGGCTAGCGAGGCAGAGCAACTGGGCAAAGAGCTGACTTGTGTTGGCGCGATCAAAGCCGGCAACAAGGACGGCACTATTCCAGAATTCACTGGCAAATGGCTTGGCGCTCCTACCGGTGTTGCCCATGTCCAATCCAGTGGCAAGCACCCCGTGGACATCTATGCAGATGAAAAACCGTTGTTCTCCATCACATCGGAGAACATGGCCAAGTACGCAGACAAGCTGAGCCCCGGCCAAAAGGCGATGCTGCAAAAGTATTCCAAGACCTACCGCATCCCAGTGTATGCAGGTCACCGCGATTTCCGCTACCCCGATGACGTCTGCGCCATTGCCAAAAAGAACGCAGTTGAAGCGGAAGTCACCAATGGCGGTCTGTCGCGTACCGGCTACATGGGTGCTATCGGTTTCCCGATTCCTAAAAATGGCCTGGAAGTCATCTGGAACAATCTGCTGCCTTTCCGTGCTTACACAGAGCGCACTTTGCGTGACAGCGCCAACGTGCTCTCCGATGGCTCCGCCACATGGGGTCGCACAGAAAACACCAACTTGGACATGACCAGCGCGCCAGTCGGCCGTGGCAAGCCCGTGGAAGGTGTCATGGCATACACCATGAACAAGACCTTGGCACCACAGCGTGAAAAGGGTGGCGTGACCAATTCGATTGAGCCCGTCAACTTCTTCAAGGACAAGCGTCTGGCATGGAACTATGACCCCGGTACACGCCGCGTGCGTCAACTGCCAGAGTACGGTTTCGATCAGCCCATGGCTGGCACCGGCGGCAAGATGACGATCGACTCCGACCGACTGTTCAATGGTGCTCCTGAGCGCTATGACTGGAAACTGATTGGCAAGCAGGAAATGTTTATCCCTGCCAACACTTTGAAGTTGCATCAGCCAACAGTGAAGTACGCCGATTTGCTCAAGCCCAATCACGCCAACCCTGACTTTATGCGCTATGAACTGCGCCGCGTTTGGGCAGTGGAAGGCACGCTCAAAGAAGGCTATCGCCACCTGTACGGCAAGCGCGTTTTGTTTGTGGACGAAGACACTGGCCAAGCCATTGCTTCCGATATGTACGACGCCCGTGGTCAGTTGTGGCAGCACGCCATCATCAACACGTACTACTCGTATGACCTGAACGCTTGGCACGCTGGCACTTCGTTCTATCACGACATGAACTCCGGCTCGTACATGGCCTACAACTTGTTCCAAGAGCGCCCCATCGGCCCCATCTTGAACAAGGGCGACCTGACACCCAACATGTTCACGCCTGAAGCTGCCCGTAACGCCGGTAACTAA
- a CDS encoding DUF1302 domain-containing protein, with product MKKLTPVALAALLSLGMGAVHAGETVDLGDGLKFDWRLNMSYGLGVRMSNPSPVIASDGNNNFKKGALTANRLGAVWESRLSKGDSGFVLNASTFYDDVYHGRNDNKGPISTPGPVNEFTSAAKRYGGGYSRLLDTYAYTSFNMGETRATVRLGKQVVNWGESMYFANIAGAQGPSDAAKAASPGAEIKEILLPEDQISASLEVSPNLSLLAHYQFGFHETLLPAVGMYTSTANVVGPGTSCAAALPGGYCPPAYAYKGDIRPSNSGQFGIGGRYRVTQETEVGLYFLNYNDRSPSVIMGADGYRIKYFDDIKMLASTVSTTFGKFSAFGEVSYRDGTPVSNNAGVVRAKVVQGNVGGILNIGRTAFAHDVSLAAEISGARVMSVEQGNIDALTNKTRNSLVAGATLTLGYPGIFEGWDLNVPFSYNTQISGRSTVGTFGGGQGDSRVSVGATFVRKSNLSINVAYINYLGNPSVDGLRYHPMTDRDQLSVTAKYSF from the coding sequence ATGAAGAAACTCACCCCTGTAGCCCTGGCAGCACTGCTGTCACTGGGTATGGGTGCTGTCCACGCGGGGGAGACGGTTGATCTGGGTGATGGTCTCAAGTTCGACTGGCGTCTGAACATGAGCTATGGCCTGGGTGTTCGTATGAGCAATCCTTCTCCGGTGATTGCATCTGACGGTAACAACAACTTCAAGAAGGGGGCGTTGACAGCGAACCGACTTGGCGCTGTGTGGGAAAGCCGTTTGTCCAAGGGTGACAGTGGTTTTGTGCTGAATGCCAGTACTTTCTATGACGATGTCTACCATGGCAGAAATGACAACAAGGGTCCCATCAGCACGCCTGGTCCTGTGAATGAGTTCACTTCGGCTGCCAAGCGTTATGGTGGCGGTTATTCCCGCCTGCTGGACACCTATGCCTACACCAGCTTCAACATGGGCGAGACCCGCGCCACCGTGCGTCTGGGTAAGCAGGTGGTGAACTGGGGCGAGTCCATGTACTTCGCCAACATTGCTGGTGCCCAGGGCCCCAGCGATGCAGCTAAGGCGGCTTCTCCTGGTGCAGAAATAAAGGAAATTTTGCTGCCTGAAGACCAGATTTCCGCATCTCTGGAAGTTAGCCCTAACCTGTCGCTGCTGGCGCACTATCAGTTTGGTTTCCATGAGACCTTGTTGCCTGCAGTGGGCATGTACACCAGCACCGCCAACGTAGTGGGCCCAGGCACAAGCTGCGCTGCAGCGCTGCCTGGTGGCTATTGCCCTCCCGCCTATGCGTACAAGGGTGATATTCGTCCTAGCAACTCCGGTCAGTTTGGTATCGGTGGTCGCTATCGCGTGACGCAAGAGACGGAAGTGGGTCTGTATTTCCTGAATTACAACGACCGCTCGCCAAGCGTGATCATGGGTGCTGATGGCTACCGCATCAAGTATTTTGATGACATCAAGATGCTGGCGTCCACCGTGAGCACCACCTTTGGCAAGTTCTCTGCCTTTGGTGAAGTCAGCTACCGCGACGGCACGCCTGTGTCGAACAACGCCGGTGTTGTTCGCGCCAAAGTCGTTCAAGGTAACGTGGGTGGTATCTTGAATATCGGCCGCACCGCTTTCGCCCATGACGTGAGTCTGGCCGCTGAAATCTCGGGCGCTCGTGTCATGAGCGTTGAGCAAGGCAACATTGATGCGCTGACCAACAAGACGCGCAACTCTTTGGTGGCTGGCGCAACGCTGACCTTGGGCTACCCCGGTATTTTTGAAGGCTGGGATTTGAACGTGCCCTTTAGCTACAACACCCAGATCAGCGGTCGCTCGACCGTGGGCACTTTTGGTGGTGGTCAGGGTGACAGTCGCGTGAGCGTTGGTGCAACCTTTGTTCGCAAGAGCAATCTGTCGATTAACGTCGCCTACATCAACTATCTGGGCAATCCTTCGGTCGATGGCCTGCGCTATCACCCCATGACAGACCGTGACCAGTTGTCAGTCACAGCCAAGTACTCGTTCTAA
- a CDS encoding dienelactone hydrolase family protein: protein MMEKMAIPCWAIALSFLSSTASAQNMFDALPPLPRIAPMMPPTVLHGETQGEIRFKSSSPYDLDVLLNQPAKAEVTMGMGKLFLPKGASEKRRVPAMVVLPGSAGAIPGRENETAQMLADNGIAALLVDNFKPRGISEEMPYALKIMGTSEFDAVADAYAALKTLNKHPAIDGWRIGVMGFSKGGIAARMSMDARIRDKLAPFIQPFAMHVDFYGPCYALLQSQKTTGSPLLSFRAGEDASNDLVACAQQETILRKAGSDVSAVVYAKAGHDWESNQPREMTNRPYLAGCTIEFNDKDFPVLNGQQLIPAGAKPDRQTRYQIRVQSGKALGDCIKVGYIAGRDESARSLGGKQLLQFLKTKFEM from the coding sequence ATGATGGAAAAAATGGCCATTCCTTGTTGGGCGATTGCTCTGAGTTTTTTGAGCTCGACGGCATCGGCTCAGAACATGTTCGATGCTTTGCCACCCTTGCCAAGAATCGCTCCTATGATGCCGCCGACAGTGCTGCATGGTGAGACGCAGGGTGAGATTCGTTTCAAGTCCAGCAGCCCCTATGACTTGGATGTGCTGCTCAATCAGCCCGCCAAGGCCGAGGTGACCATGGGCATGGGCAAGCTATTTTTGCCCAAGGGAGCCAGTGAGAAAAGGCGGGTGCCAGCCATGGTGGTGCTACCCGGCAGCGCTGGCGCCATCCCTGGGCGCGAGAATGAAACGGCTCAGATGCTGGCGGACAACGGCATTGCCGCACTGCTGGTGGATAACTTCAAGCCGCGCGGCATCAGCGAAGAGATGCCTTATGCGCTCAAGATCATGGGAACTTCAGAGTTTGATGCCGTGGCCGATGCTTATGCGGCGCTCAAAACTTTGAACAAGCACCCGGCCATTGATGGCTGGCGTATTGGGGTGATGGGGTTTTCTAAAGGTGGGATTGCTGCGCGCATGAGCATGGATGCCCGCATTCGCGACAAGCTGGCACCTTTTATTCAACCTTTTGCCATGCATGTGGACTTTTACGGCCCTTGCTACGCGCTGCTGCAGTCGCAAAAAACGACGGGTTCGCCACTTCTGAGCTTTCGAGCGGGTGAGGACGCATCGAATGACTTAGTGGCATGCGCACAGCAAGAAACTATCTTGCGTAAAGCCGGCTCTGATGTGAGTGCGGTGGTCTATGCCAAGGCGGGTCATGATTGGGAAAGTAATCAACCGCGTGAGATGACGAATCGCCCCTATTTGGCGGGATGCACGATTGAATTCAATGACAAGGACTTTCCGGTCTTGAACGGCCAGCAACTGATTCCTGCCGGTGCCAAGCCTGATCGCCAGACGCGATATCAAATTCGTGTGCAAAGCGGCAAGGCGCTGGGCGACTGCATCAAGGTAGGCTATATCGCTGGTCGTGATGAGTCAGCACGCAGTCTGGGTGGTAAGCAGCTGCTGCAGTTTCTCAAGACGAAGTTTGAGATGTAG
- a CDS encoding nuclear transport factor 2 family protein, producing the protein MNAAASTLEQVLLEHALAQTLTRYATACDTRNWDLLQQVFTPDCTTIYGGSYTCEGVAKVSRMISTHLDGCGPTQHLLGNLEVDASKPARPRSKIQVRAVHQGLGERAHLRYDAIGFYEDEWLQMPQGWRIQKRSMTMLLEIGDRSVLQPATKP; encoded by the coding sequence ATGAACGCTGCAGCAAGCACCCTGGAGCAGGTTCTTCTCGAACATGCTCTGGCCCAGACCCTGACTCGCTATGCCACGGCATGCGACACACGCAACTGGGACTTGCTGCAGCAGGTTTTCACGCCTGACTGCACCACGATTTATGGCGGCAGCTACACCTGCGAAGGTGTGGCCAAGGTAAGCCGCATGATCAGCACGCACCTCGATGGCTGCGGCCCCACTCAGCACCTGCTGGGCAATCTGGAAGTCGATGCCAGCAAACCAGCCCGCCCGCGTAGCAAGATTCAAGTACGTGCAGTGCATCAAGGCCTGGGGGAGCGTGCTCATCTGCGCTACGACGCCATTGGCTTTTATGAAGACGAATGGCTGCAAATGCCTCAAGGCTGGCGCATTCAAAAGCGCAGCATGACGATGCTGCTGGAGATTGGCGATCGCTCAGTGCTGCAACCCGCAACAAAGCCCTGA
- a CDS encoding RND family transporter, which yields MTLSEPTSGLDRMIAATARWLISWSKSIVVLTLIATVLLAISATRTHLDPGFNKLIPMRHDYMTAFLKHASTFSGANRILVSVEWKGQQGDIYNKEFLDTLRGVTDEVFFTPGVNRGQVYSLYTPNVKYIEITEVGYVGEVLIPSRFEANEEGLAKVRSNVAKSGQIGSLVSNDLKSAMVRADLLEVDPKTGEKLDYHEVAQRLEEIRSKFESKDISIHIIGFSKVLGDVMDGLSTVMTFFAIAFVITTIMLRMYTKSTNLTVVGLAVALLPVIWLLGILPLIGYGIDPMSILVPFLIFSIGVSHAVQMTGAWKHDVRAGLSAKLAAENAIRKLAIPGALALLTNALGFMVIMVIDIPIVHELGLTACMGVLLMIITNKVFLPAVLANLRLEKKAMQAPSSTSNGRNPIWWKLSALAESKPALVTLAVSMVLLAVGTYESRHLLTGDVGTGAPELRAESRYNLDNDNIISNYSIGMDVLSVFVETSDLEEGCLNWQVMNAVERFDARMRRVDGVQSVSTVSGLAKIAASGNNEGNPRWAALQRTEASLRSGAKALSPDLGLNTEGCKVINLQVFLKNHEGATLTHVVNEVRDFIAADKTPNVKFLLAGGNAGVAVATNEAVEHAEVQMLGSIFGAITLLCWLTFRSWRAVLCIVVPLAIVSILCNALMAMLGIGLKVPTLPVVALGVGVGVDYGIYLFESMQHELRERDISLREAFYEAMRQRGNAAIFTALTMSIGVGTWAFSALKFQADMGILLAFMFLVNMLGAIFLLPAMAAWLNVGPAEAKARAKRLQKQQGSKAAAGSSSAGTSSTGGISHAGGVLKPEPQSSVNAKV from the coding sequence ATGACTTTGAGTGAACCCACCAGCGGCTTGGACCGGATGATTGCAGCGACTGCGCGCTGGCTGATTTCATGGAGCAAATCCATCGTCGTGCTGACGCTGATTGCCACCGTGCTACTGGCCATTTCTGCCACGCGCACTCATCTGGACCCCGGCTTTAACAAGCTGATCCCCATGCGTCATGACTACATGACGGCTTTCCTCAAGCATGCCAGCACCTTCTCGGGCGCCAACCGCATTTTGGTGAGCGTGGAGTGGAAGGGCCAGCAAGGCGACATCTACAACAAAGAATTTCTGGATACGCTGCGCGGCGTAACGGACGAAGTGTTCTTCACCCCCGGTGTGAACCGCGGTCAGGTGTATTCGCTGTACACCCCGAACGTGAAGTACATCGAAATCACCGAAGTAGGCTACGTGGGCGAGGTGCTGATTCCATCGCGCTTTGAAGCCAACGAAGAGGGCCTGGCCAAGGTGCGCTCCAACGTGGCCAAGTCCGGCCAGATTGGCTCGCTGGTCAGCAACGATTTGAAGAGCGCCATGGTGCGCGCTGACTTGCTGGAAGTAGACCCAAAAACTGGCGAGAAGCTGGACTACCACGAAGTCGCACAGCGACTGGAAGAGATTCGCAGCAAGTTTGAAAGCAAGGACATCTCCATCCACATCATTGGTTTTTCCAAGGTGCTGGGTGATGTTATGGACGGCTTGAGCACGGTGATGACGTTCTTCGCCATCGCGTTCGTGATCACCACCATCATGCTGCGCATGTACACCAAGTCCACCAACCTCACTGTGGTGGGCCTGGCTGTGGCCTTGCTGCCGGTGATCTGGCTGCTGGGCATCTTGCCGCTGATTGGTTACGGCATCGACCCCATGTCGATTTTGGTGCCCTTCCTGATCTTCTCCATCGGCGTCTCGCACGCTGTGCAGATGACAGGCGCATGGAAGCATGATGTGCGCGCCGGCCTGAGCGCCAAGCTCGCCGCTGAGAACGCGATTCGCAAGCTCGCCATTCCCGGTGCACTGGCGCTGCTGACCAACGCCTTGGGCTTTATGGTCATCATGGTTATCGACATCCCCATCGTGCATGAGCTGGGCCTGACGGCCTGTATGGGCGTGTTGCTGATGATCATCACCAACAAGGTGTTTTTGCCTGCGGTGCTGGCCAATCTGCGCTTGGAAAAGAAGGCCATGCAAGCGCCCTCTTCGACATCCAACGGCCGCAACCCCATCTGGTGGAAGCTGTCTGCGCTGGCTGAATCGAAACCCGCTTTGGTGACACTGGCGGTATCCATGGTACTGCTGGCTGTGGGTACTTATGAGTCTCGCCATCTATTGACCGGAGACGTGGGTACGGGCGCTCCTGAGCTGCGTGCCGAGTCCCGCTACAACCTCGACAACGACAACATCATCAGTAACTACTCCATTGGTATGGATGTGCTGTCCGTCTTCGTGGAAACATCCGACCTCGAAGAAGGATGTCTGAACTGGCAGGTGATGAATGCCGTCGAGCGTTTTGACGCCCGCATGCGCCGTGTGGATGGCGTGCAATCGGTCTCCACCGTCTCCGGTCTGGCCAAAATTGCAGCATCCGGCAACAACGAAGGCAATCCCCGCTGGGCGGCTTTGCAACGCACTGAAGCATCGTTGCGCTCCGGCGCCAAGGCTCTGTCGCCTGACCTGGGTCTGAACACCGAAGGCTGCAAGGTCATCAACCTGCAAGTCTTCCTGAAGAACCACGAAGGCGCGACGCTGACCCATGTGGTCAACGAAGTGCGAGACTTCATCGCGGCCGACAAGACACCTAACGTCAAGTTCCTGCTGGCCGGCGGCAACGCTGGTGTGGCTGTAGCGACCAATGAAGCGGTTGAGCACGCTGAAGTGCAGATGCTGGGCTCCATCTTCGGCGCCATCACGCTGCTGTGCTGGCTGACTTTCCGCAGCTGGCGCGCCGTGCTGTGCATCGTCGTGCCTTTGGCCATCGTGTCCATTCTCTGCAACGCCTTGATGGCCATGCTGGGCATTGGCCTGAAGGTGCCTACGCTGCCCGTGGTGGCACTGGGTGTGGGCGTTGGCGTGGACTACGGCATCTACTTGTTCGAGAGCATGCAGCACGAGCTGCGCGAGCGCGACATCTCGCTGCGCGAGGCCTTCTATGAAGCCATGCGCCAACGCGGTAACGCCGCAATCTTCACGGCACTGACCATGTCAATTGGCGTGGGAACATGGGCCTTCTCGGCGCTGAAGTTCCAGGCTGACATGGGCATCTTGCTGGCCTTTATGTTCTTGGTGAACATGCTGGGCGCCATCTTCCTGCTGCCCGCCATGGCCGCTTGGCTCAATGTCGGCCCAGCTGAAGCCAAGGCCCGTGCCAAGCGCCTGCAAAAGCAGCAAGGCAGCAAGGCCGCCGCTGGTAGCAGCAGCGCAGGCACGAGCAGCACCGGTGGCATCAGCCATGCGGGTGGAGTGCTCAAGCCTGAGCCTCAGTCGTCCGTGAACGCCAAAGTGTGA
- a CDS encoding YCF48-related protein — protein sequence MKTAVGIGAAALVAFASALAFAPRTPPPLTPTTIGIERSHFNTITQAGGRLLAAGALGEILFSDDKGASWTHAKLSQDRQALLVSIAFAPDKKTGFAVGHEGWMLRTKDAGSTWEEVAFSKENGEPLMSIARLPSGDWVSVGAFGRAITSKDNGQTWGPLTLPAEVEDKHMNRIASSEDGKNWLIVGERGLVIKSTDSGQTWQVEPEFYNGSFYNAMSTREGGWLIYGMRGNAFVQAAAGEQWIKSTIPAPVSFFGHAQEKDGTIVLVGQGSMLGLSKDGGKNFTLQRAKGRANLTDITLTGPDSGWISSDAGLQPFPPPQAKAAAPADQGAKQ from the coding sequence GTGAAAACAGCCGTCGGTATCGGTGCAGCAGCCTTGGTGGCATTTGCCTCAGCGCTCGCCTTTGCACCTCGCACCCCGCCCCCACTGACCCCGACCACCATCGGCATTGAGCGCAGCCACTTCAACACCATTACTCAGGCCGGCGGCAGATTGCTGGCTGCAGGCGCATTGGGTGAGATCCTTTTCTCTGACGACAAGGGTGCAAGCTGGACGCATGCCAAGCTGAGCCAAGACCGTCAGGCCTTGCTCGTCAGCATCGCTTTTGCACCAGATAAAAAGACGGGCTTTGCCGTAGGCCACGAAGGCTGGATGCTGCGCACCAAAGATGCAGGCAGCACTTGGGAGGAAGTCGCTTTCTCCAAAGAAAACGGCGAGCCGCTGATGTCGATTGCGCGCCTGCCTTCGGGTGACTGGGTAAGCGTCGGCGCCTTTGGCCGCGCCATCACGTCTAAAGACAACGGCCAGACTTGGGGCCCACTGACGCTGCCCGCTGAAGTTGAAGACAAGCACATGAACCGCATTGCCAGCTCTGAAGACGGCAAGAACTGGCTGATCGTTGGCGAGCGCGGTCTGGTTATCAAATCAACTGACTCTGGCCAGACGTGGCAAGTTGAGCCCGAGTTCTACAACGGCTCGTTCTACAACGCCATGTCCACCCGCGAAGGCGGCTGGCTGATCTACGGCATGCGTGGTAACGCTTTTGTGCAGGCGGCTGCTGGCGAGCAGTGGATCAAATCGACGATTCCGGCCCCCGTCTCTTTCTTCGGCCATGCCCAGGAAAAAGACGGAACCATTGTTCTCGTCGGCCAAGGCAGCATGCTGGGCCTGAGCAAAGACGGAGGCAAGAACTTCACGCTGCAGCGCGCCAAGGGCCGCGCCAACCTGACCGACATCACTTTGACCGGCCCAGACAGCGGCTGGATCTCCAGCGACGCGGGCCTGCAACCCTTTCCCCCACCTCAGGCCAAGGCCGCCGCACCGGCTGACCAAGGAGCGAAACAATGA
- a CDS encoding thiolase family protein, with translation MGLQGKAALVGVAQYKPQKYATAPRMFHLEQVADLTLQALDDAGMELSEVDGLITSGAHFHEASSFVPAMAGEYLGIPLNFAEVVDLGGASSVAMVWRAAAAIEMGLCNTVACVLPARMTPFSEHDDHFKEIMKSSRFGGHSTRYGAPEAEMDLPYGHMAQNTGYAMIAQRYAAMYDYDPAALARICVDQRFNACHNPNAMFYGQPITVDDVLNSRMVAEPLRVLEIVLPAAGGGAMIVTRADRAKTTKNRPVSIVGCGEHVSSKSPTYMKDMLQTPIGPASAKAFEMAGMRPSDMHMAQIYDCYTITVMLSLEDAGFCEKGKGMDFLRNNDFTFKGNFPMNTHGGQLSFGQSGTAGGMSQVIEAVHQIQGRAGDRQLGRNDLAYVSGTGGVMSEQGALILKGA, from the coding sequence ATGGGTTTGCAAGGAAAAGCGGCGCTAGTAGGCGTTGCACAGTACAAGCCGCAGAAGTACGCAACAGCGCCGCGCATGTTCCATTTGGAGCAGGTGGCCGACTTGACGCTGCAGGCTCTGGATGACGCGGGTATGGAGCTGTCCGAAGTGGATGGCCTGATCACCAGCGGCGCACACTTTCATGAAGCCAGCAGCTTTGTGCCGGCCATGGCGGGCGAATATCTGGGCATTCCGCTGAACTTTGCTGAGGTCGTGGACTTGGGCGGTGCCAGCTCGGTGGCCATGGTCTGGCGCGCTGCGGCGGCCATCGAAATGGGCCTGTGCAACACCGTGGCCTGCGTGCTGCCAGCGCGCATGACGCCGTTTTCAGAGCATGACGACCATTTCAAGGAAATCATGAAGTCCAGCCGCTTTGGCGGCCACAGCACCCGCTATGGCGCACCAGAAGCTGAGATGGACTTGCCCTACGGTCATATGGCTCAAAACACGGGCTACGCCATGATTGCGCAGCGCTACGCAGCCATGTACGACTATGACCCGGCTGCGCTGGCGCGCATTTGCGTGGATCAGCGCTTTAACGCCTGCCACAACCCCAATGCCATGTTCTACGGCCAGCCCATCACGGTGGATGACGTACTGAACTCCCGCATGGTGGCCGAGCCCCTGCGCGTGCTGGAAATCGTGCTGCCCGCAGCCGGTGGCGGCGCCATGATCGTCACGCGCGCTGATCGTGCTAAGACAACCAAGAATCGCCCCGTGAGCATTGTTGGCTGCGGCGAGCATGTGAGCAGCAAATCGCCCACGTACATGAAGGACATGCTGCAAACCCCCATCGGCCCGGCATCTGCCAAGGCCTTTGAGATGGCGGGTATGCGACCTTCCGACATGCACATGGCGCAGATCTATGACTGCTACACCATCACCGTGATGCTGTCGCTGGAAGACGCGGGCTTTTGCGAAAAGGGCAAGGGCATGGACTTCTTGCGCAACAACGACTTCACCTTCAAGGGCAACTTCCCCATGAACACCCACGGTGGCCAGCTCAGCTTTGGCCAGTCCGGCACAGCGGGTGGCATGTCGCAGGTGATTGAAGCGGTGCACCAAATTCAAGGCCGTGCAGGCGACAGACAGCTGGGTCGCAACGACTTGGCCTATGTGTCCGGTACCGGCGGCGTGATGAGCGAGCAGGGCGCCTTGATCCTGAAGGGAGCATAA